From Sphaerochaeta sp., a single genomic window includes:
- the infC gene encoding translation initiation factor IF-3, whose protein sequence is MATKDLRINRQIRAKEVFVIDADGNQKGIMSVLDALRLAEDEGLDLVEVSPTANPPVCRILDFGKYRYEQEKRLRDAKKNQTTIKIKEIRMQPKIEKHDIETKGKFIADFLSQGNKVKISIRFRGREMAHTDLGKDTLNKILENLTTNGVEFNLDRPPLMEGKMMSIMVSPRNPNKGQQAAKPQQPQTDKQ, encoded by the coding sequence TTGGCTACGAAAGATTTACGGATCAACAGACAGATCCGCGCAAAGGAAGTGTTCGTCATTGACGCAGATGGAAATCAGAAAGGGATCATGAGCGTACTGGACGCTCTCAGACTTGCTGAGGACGAGGGGCTGGATTTGGTTGAAGTCTCCCCTACGGCGAATCCGCCGGTGTGCAGGATCCTGGACTTCGGCAAATACCGGTATGAGCAGGAGAAACGGCTCAGGGACGCCAAGAAGAACCAGACGACCATCAAGATCAAGGAAATCCGGATGCAGCCGAAGATCGAAAAGCATGATATCGAGACGAAAGGCAAGTTCATCGCTGATTTCCTCTCCCAGGGGAACAAGGTGAAGATCAGCATCCGCTTCCGTGGCCGGGAAATGGCCCACACGGACCTTGGGAAAGATACGTTGAACAAGATACTTGAAAATCTTACCACAAATGGTGTAGAGTTCAATCTTGACCGTCCGCCGCTGATGGAAGGAAAAATGATGTCCATCATGGTCAGTCCACGCAATCCCAACAAGGGACAGCAGGCCGCCAAACCCCAACAGCCGCAGACAGACAAACAGTAA
- the rpmI gene encoding 50S ribosomal protein L35: protein MPKMKTRKSVAKRFRITGTGKVRYKKANLRHILTKKSRKRKSDLRKQGYLTAKPMIKSVKTMMPWA from the coding sequence ATGCCGAAGATGAAAACAAGAAAATCCGTCGCCAAAAGGTTTCGGATCACCGGGACTGGCAAGGTGCGCTACAAGAAAGCGAACCTGCGCCATATTCTCACCAAGAAAAGCCGCAAACGCAAGAGTGACCTGCGCAAACAGGGATACTTGACCGCGAAGCCGATGATCAAGTCTGTAAAGACGATGATGCCATGGGCGTAG
- a CDS encoding tetratricopeptide repeat protein yields MTDATLKDIVFITLPESMGREINGFRVDPARRIPVQLPDGKTAIDESDEITVEMIISGMLKLIAWRPEDPNHDYYRAFVLAAEPDAVEQLNLAAIAQEKQGHLEFAEELFLTVCHLSPQSATFINLATLYSERAAKDTSKGTVYDLYAQKALDTLLEGLKQFPKDADLLCEVGYFHLYQGNTEAARNFFEQYLAVAPQGDKRTKVEKVFSDITNKITNDTELLGAYDKIQMGEEDKAVQALDAYIAKNPTVWNAYFLKGWALRRLEEFEPAKDAFLKCLSLGERDGDIYNELSLCEFSLGNKELAKTYLDTAVDLDETNLTYLSNLAYLHLKDEEYTEARRLLEKARVIDGNDPLIQQLMKDYATQTGDSLSEQPVEERVVDDETLQEEVKKQDAKEAMHDFSAHREDMEETDDEGEHHHHHHHGEEAE; encoded by the coding sequence ATGACAGACGCAACGCTGAAGGACATCGTTTTCATCACGCTCCCTGAGAGCATGGGAAGAGAGATCAACGGCTTTCGGGTCGACCCGGCACGCCGGATTCCTGTTCAATTGCCCGATGGGAAGACCGCCATCGACGAATCGGACGAGATCACCGTCGAGATGATCATCAGCGGCATGCTGAAACTCATCGCATGGCGTCCGGAAGACCCAAACCACGATTATTACCGGGCATTCGTTCTGGCAGCAGAACCGGACGCGGTGGAACAGCTCAACCTGGCTGCAATCGCCCAAGAGAAGCAGGGGCACCTGGAATTCGCAGAGGAACTGTTCCTCACAGTCTGCCACCTCTCTCCGCAGAGCGCCACGTTCATCAACCTGGCGACGCTGTACAGCGAACGGGCAGCCAAGGACACCAGCAAGGGAACGGTGTACGACCTGTATGCCCAGAAGGCGCTGGATACTCTTCTGGAAGGCTTGAAGCAGTTCCCCAAGGATGCCGACCTGCTCTGTGAGGTGGGATATTTCCATCTCTACCAAGGGAATACCGAAGCGGCGCGGAACTTCTTCGAGCAATACCTTGCCGTGGCGCCCCAGGGGGACAAACGGACCAAGGTTGAGAAGGTCTTCTCCGACATCACCAACAAGATCACCAACGACACGGAGCTCCTGGGCGCCTACGACAAGATCCAGATGGGCGAAGAGGACAAGGCGGTACAAGCGCTGGATGCCTACATCGCCAAGAACCCCACCGTCTGGAACGCCTACTTTCTCAAAGGATGGGCGCTTCGACGTCTGGAGGAGTTCGAACCGGCCAAGGACGCGTTCCTCAAATGCCTCTCGCTGGGAGAGCGTGACGGGGACATCTACAACGAACTGTCGCTGTGCGAGTTCTCGTTGGGAAACAAGGAACTGGCCAAGACCTATCTGGACACGGCGGTGGATCTGGATGAAACCAACCTCACCTACCTGTCCAATCTGGCATACCTCCATCTGAAGGACGAGGAATACACCGAGGCGCGGAGGCTGCTGGAAAAGGCCCGTGTCATCGACGGAAACGATCCGTTGATCCAGCAATTGATGAAGGATTACGCCACCCAGACGGGCGACAGCCTGTCCGAACAGCCGGTGGAGGAGCGCGTTGTCGATGACGAGACGCTCCAGGAAGAGGTGAAGAAGCAGGACGCCAAAGAGGCGATGCATGACTTCTCCGCCCACCGGGAAGATATGGAAGAAACTGATGATGAGGGTGAACATCATCATCACCATCATCATGGCGAGGAAGCAGAATGA
- the tsaE gene encoding tRNA (adenosine(37)-N6)-threonylcarbamoyltransferase complex ATPase subunit type 1 TsaE: protein MTIVSKSPAETLEVGRRIGAHCKPGTVISLRGSLGAGKTVIAKGVAEALGITEAIVSPTFTLIQEYQGKTLRMYHMDLYRLSGTDEFEMIGGEEMLYGKAVTLIEWSEKIQEMLPKNTVYVNLEIQPNQERVITIQGMEL, encoded by the coding sequence ATGACGATTGTTTCGAAAAGCCCGGCGGAAACGCTGGAAGTGGGAAGAAGGATCGGCGCGCACTGCAAGCCGGGAACGGTGATCAGCCTGAGGGGAAGCCTCGGGGCGGGAAAGACGGTGATCGCCAAGGGAGTTGCCGAGGCGCTCGGCATCACCGAGGCGATCGTCAGCCCGACCTTCACGTTGATCCAGGAATACCAGGGCAAAACCCTCAGGATGTATCACATGGACCTGTACCGGCTCTCCGGCACGGATGAGTTTGAGATGATCGGCGGAGAGGAGATGCTGTACGGCAAAGCCGTCACGTTGATCGAGTGGAGCGAGAAGATCCAGGAGATGTTGCCGAAGAACACGGTGTACGTCAATCTGGAGATTCAGCCCAACCAGGAGCGGGTCATCACGATCCAGGGGATGGAACTATGA
- the rplT gene encoding 50S ribosomal protein L20, with amino-acid sequence MRAVDGTKHKDRRKKVLDLAKGYWGRRSTNWRVAKDAVAKAGKYAYRGRKEKKRDYRKLWIARINAAVRAEGMNYSQFMHGLALAKIQLNRKAISNMAIEDKQAFTALVAQAKAALES; translated from the coding sequence ATGAGAGCAGTCGACGGAACCAAACACAAGGATCGAAGGAAGAAAGTACTTGACCTCGCCAAAGGCTATTGGGGCCGCAGAAGCACCAACTGGCGTGTGGCGAAGGATGCTGTCGCGAAAGCGGGCAAGTATGCGTATCGTGGCCGGAAAGAGAAGAAGCGGGATTACCGCAAACTCTGGATCGCCAGAATCAACGCTGCGGTCCGCGCCGAAGGAATGAACTACTCCCAGTTCATGCATGGTCTGGCTCTTGCCAAGATCCAGCTGAACCGGAAGGCGATTTCCAATATGGCGATCGAAGACAAGCAGGCGTTCACCGCGTTGGTCGCGCAAGCGAAAGCAGCGCTGGAAAGCTGA